In Arthrobacter citreus, a single genomic region encodes these proteins:
- a CDS encoding GerAB/ArcD/ProY family transporter, translated as MIQLKKVSINQLVCLVVMNQIGVSVLSIPYKMSKISGYDSWMSVIIAGAIAQISILIIYQLGKGYPDRPFQKYISTIIGKPLGTFINILFAAYCAESCLMLIISYSDVINRWLLFETPWFVLIGLFVITTGYIASSTLRSISTLTQSVVVMFLICFVIILISGIGKGDFRHFLPIGTHGIGPIIKGAIPAFWAFAGYELLLYVFPFVKCKKKKDIIIAMSVANGITTLVYLIITIIVTYNFSENQLKYIPEPMIFILRKFRWPVVQSLDILFITIWLSVTLVTAYIYLFLSARYLAFIGKNEKRNHSLLVWLLAILCFGAGIFFSNRQYIPKFSEYHNISTAIMIIGLPALLLSISLVKEKVAKK; from the coding sequence TTGATTCAATTAAAAAAAGTTTCCATTAATCAACTTGTTTGCCTTGTAGTAATGAATCAAATAGGTGTTAGTGTATTATCAATTCCATATAAAATGTCTAAAATATCAGGATATGACTCTTGGATGTCCGTTATTATTGCAGGTGCAATTGCTCAAATTAGTATTTTAATCATCTATCAACTAGGAAAAGGTTATCCCGACCGACCCTTTCAAAAATACATATCTACCATTATTGGAAAACCATTAGGAACATTTATAAACATTCTATTTGCAGCATACTGTGCAGAATCTTGTTTAATGCTCATCATTTCTTATTCTGATGTCATTAATCGTTGGTTATTATTTGAAACACCTTGGTTCGTTCTAATTGGATTATTCGTCATAACTACTGGGTACATCGCTTCATCAACTCTTCGGTCAATTTCAACTCTTACTCAGTCTGTTGTGGTTATGTTTCTGATTTGCTTTGTGATCATCTTAATTAGTGGTATTGGAAAAGGAGATTTTCGTCATTTTTTGCCAATAGGTACTCACGGAATTGGTCCTATAATTAAAGGCGCTATCCCAGCCTTTTGGGCATTTGCTGGGTACGAGCTTCTCTTGTATGTATTTCCATTTGTAAAATGTAAAAAAAAGAAGGATATCATAATTGCTATGTCAGTTGCTAATGGAATTACGACTTTAGTCTATCTGATTATCACAATTATTGTGACGTACAACTTTAGTGAAAATCAATTAAAATACATTCCAGAGCCAATGATCTTTATTCTACGAAAGTTCAGATGGCCAGTTGTACAAAGTCTAGATATTCTCTTTATCACAATTTGGTTATCGGTCACGCTCGTAACAGCTTATATTTACTTATTTTTGTCTGCAAGATATTTAGCTTTTATCGGTAAAAATGAAAAACGTAACCATTCACTTTTAGTATGGCTATTGGCAATTTTATGTTTCGGGGCAGGGATTTTCTTCTCAAACCGACAGTATATTCCCAAATTTTCTGAGTATCATAATATTTCAACAGCCATTATGATTATAGGTCTACCAGCATTACTTCTTTCAATATCTTTAGTTAAAGAAAAGGTGGCGAAAAAATGA
- the preA gene encoding NAD-dependent dihydropyrimidine dehydrogenase subunit PreA: MADLRINLAGIQSPNPFWLASAPPTNSGYQVQRAFEAGWGGAVWKTLGEPIINTSSRFAATNFNGQRVAGFNNIELISDRPLEVNLKEIYETKKKFPDHAIIASLMVEPKQHKWHEIVKRVEDVGVDGLELNFGCPHGMAERGMGSASGQVPELVEKQTFWVKEVAKMPVIVKLTPNITDITVTAEAAVRGGANAVSMINTINSLIGVDLDTWNTIPHVAGKGAHGGYCGPAVKPIALNMVAECARNPRITVPISGIGGISNWQNTVEFLLMGATGVQVCTAAMHHGFRIVEDMIDGLNNYLDEKGISSVMDLVGKAVHKFSDWGNLDLNYQIVARIDTDECINCNKCHIACEDTSHQCIDMLIDDNGKSYLKVREEDCVGCNLCAIVCPVEGAINMVEVTTEHAPMTWNERQQALSRLARSNEYSILKGGRKRK; the protein is encoded by the coding sequence ATGGCAGATTTACGAATTAATCTTGCGGGCATTCAATCACCTAACCCATTTTGGCTTGCTTCTGCACCTCCAACAAATTCGGGGTATCAAGTTCAGAGGGCTTTTGAAGCTGGTTGGGGAGGGGCAGTTTGGAAAACTTTAGGTGAGCCGATTATTAATACCTCCTCTAGATTTGCGGCTACTAACTTCAACGGACAAAGAGTTGCCGGCTTTAATAATATCGAACTAATTAGTGACCGACCTTTAGAAGTAAATTTAAAAGAAATTTATGAAACGAAAAAAAAATTTCCAGACCACGCGATTATCGCATCACTAATGGTTGAACCGAAACAGCATAAATGGCATGAAATTGTAAAACGGGTAGAGGATGTTGGGGTTGATGGTTTAGAGCTTAATTTTGGTTGCCCACATGGTATGGCGGAGCGAGGAATGGGTTCAGCATCCGGTCAAGTGCCAGAATTAGTAGAAAAACAAACTTTTTGGGTAAAAGAAGTCGCAAAAATGCCAGTCATTGTAAAGTTAACACCTAACATTACTGATATAACCGTAACTGCAGAAGCAGCAGTAAGGGGAGGCGCAAATGCAGTTAGTATGATCAATACAATAAACAGTTTAATAGGAGTAGATTTAGATACTTGGAATACAATTCCACATGTTGCAGGAAAAGGGGCACATGGTGGATATTGTGGACCGGCCGTAAAACCAATTGCATTAAATATGGTAGCAGAATGTGCACGGAATCCACGCATTACAGTCCCAATTTCTGGTATTGGTGGAATTTCGAATTGGCAAAATACTGTAGAGTTTTTGCTAATGGGAGCGACCGGTGTTCAAGTTTGCACAGCAGCAATGCACCATGGCTTCCGAATTGTTGAGGACATGATTGATGGATTAAACAATTACTTAGACGAAAAAGGAATTTCCTCCGTAATGGATCTTGTAGGTAAAGCAGTTCATAAATTTTCAGATTGGGGAAATTTAGATTTAAATTATCAAATAGTCGCTAGAATTGATACTGATGAGTGTATTAACTGCAATAAATGCCATATCGCTTGTGAAGATACTTCTCATCAATGTATTGATATGTTAATAGATGATAATGGAAAATCTTATTTAAAGGTACGGGAAGAGGACTGCGTTGGATGTAATTTATGTGCTATTGTTTGTCCGGTGGAAGGTGCCATAAATATGGTAGAAGTAACAACTGAACACGCTCCAATGACTTGGAATGAACGACAACAAGCTTTGAGTAGGCTAGCGCGTTCTAATGAATACTCAATTTTAAAGGGGGGAAGAAAAAGAAAATGA
- a CDS encoding MerR family transcriptional regulator → MVYKIGELAKEVGVSKRTIDYYTNLGLLEPERSESGHRFYNEASLETLKFIEQCKSMHLPLQEIKEILNKKKTAMLETQSIAPLTEEVTVHMNQLQNELSQLKFLLENLTLEQKQNIIGQLTSQTSELIQTLLSFIL, encoded by the coding sequence ATTGTCTATAAAATAGGAGAATTAGCAAAAGAAGTTGGAGTGTCTAAGCGTACAATAGATTATTATACAAACTTAGGATTACTTGAACCTGAGCGTTCGGAATCTGGACATCGGTTTTATAATGAAGCTTCTTTAGAGACTTTAAAATTTATTGAGCAATGCAAATCAATGCATTTACCACTCCAAGAGATAAAGGAAATTTTAAATAAGAAAAAAACTGCAATGCTTGAGACTCAGAGTATTGCTCCTCTAACAGAAGAAGTAACTGTTCATATGAATCAGTTACAAAATGAATTATCACAATTAAAATTTTTACTAGAAAATTTAACTTTAGAACAAAAACAAAATATTATAGGTCAATTAACGTCGCAAACATCAGAATTAATTCAGACGTTACTGTCATTTATTCTTTAA
- a CDS encoding spore gernimation protein GerC, producing the protein MKKSLTLILLLPLLTGCWDRLELNKLHLVDVNGFDIDEKTGEVEAFFLITKLKNTGQGNGEPLSVMKELKGPSLAEAIGEWEFTDQSPFIGISTRVYLISESFATKNPVSELDFLLGAPYSSINTPIIVINGDLSKTFETASVPSKEFSKDLNEFISSMEKNKTIPTISMMNFIQSRDDLLGDLALPLLSQINSELELSGALLFRNGAPTGKKLDREQVKMMMLLQGGNTGRQRFTGNFSKKNSEKSSLVTTNKNNYGFTVKRDFSKITVSKSASKLPKISIKVRLQVSAFELGEEGHKLKPDYARMEKFLNKHFEDLALETIKTMQSANSDVLGIGKELKAFHPKVWESLNWRKDYPRMSIEPKFEITLLNPK; encoded by the coding sequence ATGAAAAAATCCTTAACTTTAATTCTACTTTTGCCACTATTGACTGGATGTTGGGATCGATTGGAATTAAATAAGCTTCATTTAGTTGATGTAAATGGTTTTGACATAGACGAAAAAACAGGTGAAGTTGAGGCCTTTTTTCTCATTACGAAGCTTAAAAATACCGGACAAGGTAATGGAGAGCCGCTATCAGTAATGAAGGAGTTGAAAGGACCAAGTTTAGCAGAAGCAATTGGCGAATGGGAATTTACCGATCAGTCTCCTTTCATAGGGATTAGTACGAGAGTCTATTTGATTAGTGAAAGTTTTGCTACAAAGAATCCTGTTTCAGAGCTTGATTTTTTACTAGGTGCTCCATATTCATCTATTAACACACCTATTATTGTAATTAATGGTGATCTTTCTAAAACGTTTGAAACTGCTTCAGTACCAAGTAAAGAATTTTCGAAAGATTTGAATGAATTTATTAGCTCTATGGAGAAGAACAAAACCATACCAACAATTTCAATGATGAACTTCATTCAATCCCGGGATGACCTACTGGGTGATTTAGCATTACCTTTGTTAAGTCAAATAAATTCAGAGTTAGAATTAAGTGGTGCATTATTATTCCGTAATGGTGCACCAACAGGTAAAAAACTTGATAGAGAACAAGTTAAAATGATGATGTTATTGCAAGGTGGTAACACTGGAAGACAAAGATTTACTGGAAATTTTTCTAAAAAAAACTCTGAAAAATCTTCATTAGTTACAACTAACAAAAATAATTATGGCTTTACAGTCAAAAGAGATTTTTCAAAAATCACCGTTTCCAAATCGGCAAGTAAATTACCGAAAATTAGCATTAAGGTTCGGTTACAAGTCAGTGCTTTCGAGCTTGGTGAAGAAGGCCATAAGTTAAAGCCTGATTATGCTCGAATGGAAAAATTCCTTAATAAACATTTTGAAGATTTGGCATTGGAAACGATTAAGACTATGCAATCAGCAAATTCAGACGTTCTAGGGATAGGAAAGGAATTAAAAGCATTCCATCCAAAAGTTTGGGAGTCTTTAAATTGGAGAAAAGATTATCCACGGATGTCGATTGAACCAAAATTCGAAATCACCCTTCTTAATCCGAAATAG
- a CDS encoding peptidase produces the protein MFFHPMDFLILIAFGLSIWAQFKVKSSFNHWAEVPASGGLTGAEVARYILNNNNLPNVPVEVVPGRLSDHYDPMARTVRLSEEVYYGRSIASVSVAAHEVGHAIQHDTSYGFLTLRHRIFPIVNIASGAAPLLLLAGFLLQAFSLIGVGILLFSVAVAFQLITLPVEYNASSRAKKLMLASGIIHDTDRKGVNKVLGAAALTYLAATLISVLELVKYLFIFFQGQTEEE, from the coding sequence ATGTTTTTTCACCCTATGGATTTCCTTATTTTAATTGCCTTTGGATTATCGATTTGGGCACAATTTAAAGTGAAATCTAGTTTTAATCACTGGGCTGAAGTGCCAGCATCTGGAGGATTAACCGGAGCTGAGGTAGCAAGATATATATTAAACAATAATAATTTACCTAACGTACCAGTAGAAGTTGTACCTGGGCGATTATCAGATCATTATGATCCGATGGCCAGAACAGTTCGCTTATCAGAGGAAGTATACTACGGAAGATCAATCGCATCTGTATCAGTTGCAGCACATGAGGTCGGGCATGCGATTCAACACGATACTTCATATGGATTTTTAACACTTCGTCACCGGATTTTTCCAATCGTTAACATAGCGTCAGGTGCTGCGCCGTTACTACTATTAGCAGGATTTTTACTTCAAGCATTTTCTTTAATTGGAGTAGGTATTTTACTTTTTTCAGTAGCAGTAGCATTTCAATTGATCACTTTACCAGTTGAATACAATGCTAGTTCACGAGCAAAGAAATTAATGCTAGCATCAGGTATAATCCATGACACTGACAGAAAAGGTGTTAATAAAGTACTAGGAGCTGCTGCACTTACGTATTTAGCAGCTACCTTAATTTCAGTTTTAGAGCTAGTAAAATATTTATTTATTTTTTTCCAAGGACAAACAGAAGAAGAATAA
- a CDS encoding TVP38/TMEM64 family protein has protein sequence MTLSVIEHFLNTYKDYAVILSILINILVSIIGVIPSWFLTAINIKLFGFTGGFFVSYIGELIGTLISFFLYRKGLQKRFQSNSSKFKLVNRLLSLEGKEAFYGLIFIRFIPFIPSSLITLVAAFGKITWSRFILASIIGKFPVVLFESYSVNQVLEFTLFGKIILGMLIIALLIYFYRKRFNVFLKNKF, from the coding sequence ATGACACTTTCTGTAATAGAGCACTTTTTAAATACATACAAAGACTATGCAGTTATTCTTAGTATTCTAATAAATATACTAGTCAGTATTATTGGTGTTATACCAAGCTGGTTTTTAACTGCAATCAATATTAAATTATTTGGTTTTACTGGTGGTTTCTTTGTATCTTATATTGGTGAGTTAATTGGTACGTTAATTTCATTCTTTTTGTATAGAAAAGGTCTACAAAAAAGATTTCAAAGTAATTCAAGTAAATTTAAGCTAGTTAATAGACTTTTAAGTTTAGAAGGAAAAGAAGCTTTTTATGGCTTAATCTTTATACGTTTTATTCCTTTTATTCCATCTAGTTTGATTACATTAGTTGCTGCGTTTGGAAAGATTACTTGGTCAAGATTTATTTTAGCAAGTATTATTGGGAAGTTTCCCGTAGTCTTATTTGAATCGTATTCTGTCAATCAAGTGTTAGAATTCACTTTATTCGGTAAAATCATTTTAGGAATGTTAATTATTGCTTTACTAATTTACTTTTATAGAAAACGATTTAATGTATTTTTGAAAAATAAATTTTAA
- a CDS encoding spore germination protein, protein MIADRNLDTNEKLLRELLFNSSDFKSSNFGTSVRSYRLFYLDTMIDDAQVQEHIIRPLLNNTTDCIREAVSILDYSETELLSAAANALIEGKTVVQIKGESKLYLLRAELIKERSVNIPMNERVLRGSHKALNENLNTNLNMIRQQVATPDLVIKNHQIGRRSNTKVAMLYLQSLANEVVLQEFERRIDNIDIDYIESPGLFQELIQDKKFSLFPKMLITERMDRIKSYLMDGKIALIVDGAPDCVIVPVSFWAFFQSPDDYQVGWLFGSVLRFLRIICFIIAISLPGTYVALVTFDPRVLPLDLALTLQSSMQFVSMPPILEAITMLVILEVLKEATVRLPNPIGQTIGVVGGIVIGTVVVQSNLISNMMVVIIALTGIASFIIPSYEMSNTARLLAYPFIFMAAFFGLIGLEISFLLILTHLSRMNTMGIPYFYAAFNGETLKDTLFRAPIKSMKKRPVESLAKDETRVSNPKGDTN, encoded by the coding sequence ATGATAGCTGACCGAAATTTAGATACAAATGAAAAATTACTTCGGGAATTGCTATTTAATAGCTCAGACTTCAAATCAAGCAATTTTGGAACAAGTGTAAGAAGTTATCGCCTATTTTATTTAGATACAATGATCGATGATGCACAGGTTCAAGAACATATTATTCGTCCTTTGCTTAATAACACTACTGATTGTATACGCGAAGCTGTCTCTATTCTCGATTACAGTGAAACGGAACTTCTTTCTGCTGCGGCTAATGCGCTGATTGAAGGGAAAACAGTTGTACAAATAAAAGGGGAATCAAAACTTTATTTACTTAGAGCCGAGTTAATTAAAGAACGTTCAGTAAATATCCCTATGAATGAACGTGTTCTACGCGGGTCTCATAAAGCATTAAATGAAAACTTAAATACAAATCTTAATATGATACGTCAGCAAGTTGCGACACCAGACCTAGTCATAAAGAACCATCAAATCGGGCGTAGATCAAATACAAAAGTAGCGATGCTTTATTTACAATCCTTAGCTAATGAAGTTGTATTACAGGAATTTGAACGTAGGATAGATAATATTGACATCGATTACATAGAATCACCAGGTCTTTTTCAAGAATTGATTCAAGATAAAAAATTCTCATTATTTCCGAAAATGCTCATAACTGAAAGAATGGACCGTATAAAATCTTACCTGATGGATGGGAAGATTGCACTTATAGTTGATGGTGCGCCAGATTGTGTAATCGTTCCAGTATCATTCTGGGCATTTTTTCAAAGTCCAGATGATTACCAGGTCGGCTGGTTATTCGGTAGTGTTTTAAGATTTCTACGAATTATTTGTTTTATAATTGCCATTAGTTTACCTGGTACGTATGTGGCTCTCGTTACGTTTGATCCGAGAGTTCTTCCGCTAGATCTTGCACTCACTCTTCAAAGCTCTATGCAGTTCGTTTCAATGCCACCTATCCTAGAAGCAATAACAATGCTTGTCATTCTTGAAGTTTTAAAAGAAGCAACTGTCCGTTTACCAAATCCAATTGGTCAGACGATTGGGGTTGTAGGTGGTATCGTAATCGGTACTGTCGTTGTTCAGTCAAATTTAATATCAAATATGATGGTAGTCATAATAGCACTTACAGGGATTGCTTCATTTATCATCCCTTCGTATGAAATGAGTAATACGGCTCGTTTGTTAGCTTACCCTTTTATATTCATGGCAGCATTTTTCGGACTAATCGGTTTGGAGATTTCATTTCTATTGATTCTGACACATTTATCCCGTATGAATACAATGGGTATACCATACTTTTATGCGGCGTTTAATGGTGAGACGCTTAAAGATACTCTTTTCAGAGCACCGATTAAAAGCATGAAAAAACGACCAGTGGAAAGCTTGGCTAAGGACGAAACTAGAGTAAGTAATCCAAAGGGGGATACAAATTGA
- a CDS encoding NAD(P)-dependent oxidoreductase has translation MNRVSLNDLSKNFEEVHPGLSNREAFEEAHRCLYCYDAPCIKACPTGIDIPSFIKKIGSGNLKGSAKTIMSSNPIGASCARVCPTEELCEGACVLNHSTKPIMIGNLQRYATDWAIQNNSVLFKAGQKNGKKVAIVGSGPSGLAAARELAILGYEVTVYEAENYAGGLNRYGIVSFRLPKHISSWEVQQVEKLDVKIHTNTRVGSDISSNELLENNDMVVLAIGMGKVPMLDIEGEDLNGVYDAIDFVKETKSGELTDRFINKNIVVIGAGNTAIDAATCSVRLGAANVKILYRRTQSEMSAYQFEYDFAKQDGVEFRWLTLPIRIIGKNEKVIALECVRLELGEVGKDGRRRPVLIPDSNFTIPVDGVIKAIGQTRYNDLIEQFELDHNDGVVKVNSETFQTSNPKVFACGDVIFGKGQGEAMVVTAAQQGKEVAYAIHKQLNT, from the coding sequence GTGAATAGAGTTTCGTTAAATGATTTATCGAAGAATTTTGAAGAAGTACATCCTGGTTTATCGAATCGTGAAGCATTTGAAGAAGCACATCGATGTCTTTATTGCTATGATGCGCCGTGTATTAAAGCGTGTCCAACTGGAATTGACATACCATCATTTATTAAGAAAATTGGTTCAGGCAATTTAAAAGGATCAGCTAAAACGATTATGTCATCTAATCCAATTGGCGCAAGTTGTGCTCGCGTTTGTCCGACCGAAGAGTTGTGTGAAGGTGCATGTGTACTCAATCACTCTACTAAACCAATCATGATAGGAAATCTACAGCGTTATGCAACAGATTGGGCAATTCAAAATAATTCAGTTTTATTTAAGGCTGGACAAAAGAACGGAAAAAAAGTAGCAATCGTTGGTAGCGGCCCCTCTGGATTAGCTGCAGCTCGTGAACTCGCTATACTTGGCTATGAAGTAACGGTCTATGAAGCGGAAAATTATGCAGGAGGATTAAATCGATACGGAATCGTTTCGTTCAGGTTACCGAAGCATATATCAAGTTGGGAAGTTCAACAAGTAGAAAAATTAGATGTGAAAATTCATACGAACACTAGAGTCGGATCAGATATATCATCAAATGAACTATTAGAAAACAATGACATGGTCGTGCTGGCTATCGGTATGGGTAAAGTACCGATGCTTGATATAGAAGGTGAGGATTTGAACGGAGTATATGATGCGATTGATTTTGTAAAGGAGACAAAATCTGGTGAGTTAACAGATCGCTTTATTAATAAAAACATCGTTGTAATAGGAGCTGGAAATACCGCAATTGATGCAGCGACATGTTCTGTTCGTTTAGGAGCAGCTAATGTTAAAATTTTATACCGCAGGACTCAATCAGAAATGAGCGCTTATCAATTTGAATATGATTTTGCAAAGCAAGATGGTGTGGAATTCCGATGGCTAACTTTACCGATTCGAATAATTGGTAAAAACGAAAAAGTAATAGCACTTGAATGTGTTCGTTTGGAATTAGGTGAAGTAGGAAAAGACGGTCGTCGTCGACCTGTCCTTATTCCTGATTCGAATTTTACAATTCCTGTAGATGGGGTTATTAAAGCAATCGGTCAAACACGGTATAACGATCTCATTGAACAATTCGAATTAGATCATAATGATGGAGTCGTAAAAGTAAATTCAGAAACTTTTCAAACATCTAATCCGAAAGTATTTGCCTGTGGTGATGTCATATTTGGAAAAGGGCAAGGTGAAGCAATGGTAGTGACTGCTGCACAGCAAGGAAAAGAAGTAGCTTATGCTATTCATAAACAGTTAAATACTTAA
- the hydA gene encoding dihydropyrimidinase produces the protein MKKIIRNGTIVTATDTFKADILIEEDKISTIGLNLEDADAEVIDASGNYIFPGGVDPHTHLDMPFGGTVTKDDFESGTIAAAFGGTTTIIDFCLTNKGEPLQKSIEKWHKKSNNKAVIDYSFHLMIGEITDDVLKELPRVIEKEGITSFKVFMAYKNVFQADDATLYRTLLAAKEYGALVMVHAENGDVVDYLINEALAEGKTEPIYHALTRPPEVEGEATGRAATLTDLANSQLYVVHVTCAEAVEKITEARNNGVDIWGETCPQYLVLDQTMLEKPNFEGAKYVWSPPLREKWNQDVLWNALKNGNLQTLGSDQCSFDFKGQKELGRGDFSKIPNGGPTIEDRVTILFSEGVKKGRITLNQFVDITSTRSAKLFGLYPQKGTIAVGSDADLVIFDPNINRTLSSETHHMAVDYNAFEGMEVTGEPVSVLVRGEFVIKEKQYVGNAGSGQYLKRKKYGEKDFRLTSRVK, from the coding sequence ATGAAGAAGATTATTCGAAATGGAACAATTGTGACAGCCACAGATACTTTTAAGGCTGATATTTTAATAGAAGAAGATAAAATTTCAACTATTGGGCTAAATTTAGAAGACGCAGATGCTGAAGTTATTGATGCTTCAGGTAATTATATTTTTCCAGGAGGTGTAGATCCCCACACGCATTTAGACATGCCGTTTGGAGGAACCGTCACAAAAGATGATTTTGAATCTGGAACAATTGCTGCAGCTTTTGGAGGAACAACAACAATTATAGATTTTTGTTTAACAAATAAAGGAGAACCACTCCAAAAATCAATTGAAAAATGGCACAAAAAATCGAATAATAAAGCAGTCATCGATTACAGTTTTCACTTAATGATTGGAGAAATAACAGATGATGTTTTAAAAGAGTTACCTAGAGTAATAGAAAAAGAGGGAATTACTTCATTTAAAGTTTTCATGGCATATAAAAATGTTTTTCAAGCCGATGATGCTACATTGTACCGTACCTTATTAGCAGCTAAAGAATATGGCGCACTTGTAATGGTTCATGCAGAAAACGGGGATGTTGTAGATTATTTAATAAATGAAGCATTAGCTGAAGGAAAAACAGAGCCAATATATCATGCCTTAACTCGTCCTCCAGAAGTGGAAGGGGAAGCTACAGGAAGAGCGGCTACATTAACTGATCTAGCAAACTCGCAACTATATGTCGTCCACGTTACATGTGCTGAGGCAGTTGAAAAAATAACAGAAGCCCGAAACAATGGAGTTGATATTTGGGGTGAAACATGCCCACAATACTTAGTGCTTGATCAGACCATGCTTGAAAAGCCTAACTTTGAAGGGGCAAAATATGTTTGGTCGCCTCCACTTCGCGAAAAGTGGAACCAAGACGTGCTATGGAATGCATTAAAAAATGGAAACCTTCAAACTCTAGGATCCGATCAATGTTCCTTCGACTTCAAAGGCCAAAAAGAATTAGGTCGTGGTGATTTTTCGAAAATCCCAAATGGAGGACCAACCATTGAAGATCGTGTAACGATTTTGTTCTCTGAGGGTGTAAAAAAAGGGAGAATAACATTAAATCAATTCGTTGACATTACTTCTACTAGGAGTGCAAAGCTATTTGGTTTATACCCTCAAAAAGGAACTATTGCAGTTGGCTCAGACGCAGATTTAGTTATTTTTGATCCGAATATTAATCGAACACTTTCTTCTGAAACTCACCATATGGCAGTGGACTATAATGCATTCGAAGGTATGGAAGTAACAGGAGAGCCAGTGAGTGTTTTAGTTCGTGGAGAATTTGTAATAAAAGAAAAGCAATACGTCGGAAATGCAGGTAGTGGCCAATATTTAAAAAGAAAAAAGTACGGTGAAAAGGATTTTAGATTAACTTCAAGAGTAAAGTAA
- a CDS encoding C40 family peptidase has translation MKKRKNLILSLCVAGTLLSTMTTQSLAKTQEELTPGETAYVDVSVSTQWTTNGRFQVRDIDAPSLSNPVDPRQWSANMEDTETRRWLTSYLETQAIYGTKVTILEESGDWVKVAVDGQSTPRNELGYPGWMPKRQLTTDDRLENYSDSPFIMVSSQTAWLYDGKALNHKFMEISFNTRLPVVKDFGNVVMVATPDDGNKFIKKADVSVYQNENQFPKATPDNLIKTAKQFLGLRYLWAGVSGFGFDCSGFTSSLFKSFGVTIPRDSGPQSKGGIEVKKDEIQPGDLLFFASNNGTGSVHHVSMYIGNGLMIQAPNAERSVEIIPLNTKGYIEEFSGARRYWTE, from the coding sequence ATGAAAAAAAGAAAAAATTTAATTTTGAGTTTATGTGTTGCAGGTACATTACTTTCCACAATGACAACCCAATCTTTAGCAAAAACGCAAGAAGAACTTACTCCAGGTGAGACAGCTTACGTAGATGTGTCTGTCTCAACTCAATGGACAACAAATGGCAGATTCCAAGTCAGAGATATTGATGCACCATCTTTAAGTAATCCAGTTGATCCGCGTCAATGGTCTGCTAATATGGAAGATACTGAAACTCGACGTTGGCTAACAAGTTATCTTGAAACTCAAGCAATATACGGTACAAAAGTAACTATTTTAGAGGAATCAGGTGACTGGGTGAAGGTAGCTGTTGATGGACAATCTACTCCACGTAACGAACTAGGATATCCTGGTTGGATGCCAAAAAGACAATTAACTACAGATGATCGATTAGAGAATTATTCGGATAGTCCATTTATTATGGTATCAAGTCAAACAGCTTGGTTATATGATGGAAAAGCACTAAATCATAAGTTTATGGAGATTAGCTTTAATACACGCTTACCTGTTGTTAAAGATTTCGGAAATGTCGTGATGGTTGCAACTCCAGATGATGGGAATAAATTTATTAAAAAAGCAGATGTGTCCGTATATCAAAATGAAAATCAATTTCCTAAAGCAACACCTGATAATTTAATCAAAACAGCGAAACAATTCTTAGGATTACGCTACCTATGGGCTGGCGTATCAGGTTTTGGATTTGATTGCTCAGGATTTACATCTAGTTTATTTAAGTCATTTGGTGTAACAATTCCACGAGATTCAGGCCCTCAATCTAAGGGGGGAATAGAAGTCAAAAAAGATGAAATTCAACCTGGTGACCTTTTATTCTTTGCAAGTAACAACGGTACTGGATCTGTTCACCACGTTTCAATGTATATTGGAAATGGTTTAATGATCCAAGCTCCAAATGCGGAACGAAGTGTTGAAATTATTCCATTAAACACAAAAGGGTATATAGAAGAGTTTTCTGGTGCTCGCCGCTATTGGACAGAGTGA